The Girardinichthys multiradiatus isolate DD_20200921_A chromosome Y, DD_fGirMul_XY1, whole genome shotgun sequence genome has a window encoding:
- the LOC124864126 gene encoding nucleoside diphosphate kinase A 2-like isoform X4 has product MSSGPVVAMVWQGLDVVETARKMLGETNPADSLPGTIRGDFCVQVGKNVIHGSNSVESAQKEICLWFRQSELHRWESSSKNWIY; this is encoded by the exons ATGAGTTCGGGACCAGTTGTTGCAATG GTGTGGCAGGGTTTAGATGTTGTTGAGACTGCTCGCAAGATGCTGGGCGAGACCAATCCTGCAGACTCGCTGCCCGGAACCATCCGGGGAGATTTCTGTGTGCAAGTGGGCAA GAACGTGATCCACGGCAGCAACTCGGTGGAGAGCGCCCAGAAAGAGATCTGTCTCTGGTTCCGTCAGAGTGAGCTCCACCGCTGGGAGAGCAGCAGCAAGAACTGGATCTACTGA
- the LOC124864126 gene encoding nucleoside diphosphate kinase A-like isoform X1 — protein MKPTKRSQRDLQELEDLVPKQARIDEPGWTGVNERTFIAVKPDGVQQKLVGEIVRRFEKRGFKLVALKLVKASEELLSEHYWELRNKPFYSTLISYMSSGPVVAMVWQGLDVVETARKMLGETNPADSLPGTIRGDFCVQVGKNVIHGSNSVESAQKEICLWFRQSELHRWESSSKNWIY, from the exons ATGAAGCCGACTAAAAGGTCACAGCGAGACCTGCAGGAGCTGGAAGATCTGGTGCCCAAACAGGCGCGGATTGATGAACCCG GCTGGACGGGGGTGAACGAGCGTACCTTCATCGCCGTGAAGCCGGACGGCGTTCAGCAGAAACTGGTGGGAGAAATAGTGCGTCGTTTTGAGAAGAGAGGCTTCAAACTCGTGGCTCTTAAACTTGTAAAG GCGTCTGAGGAGCTTCTCAGCGAACACTACTGGGAGCTGAGGAATAAGCCTTTCTACAGCACGCTAATAAGCTATATGAGTTCGGGACCAGTTGTTGCAATG GTGTGGCAGGGTTTAGATGTTGTTGAGACTGCTCGCAAGATGCTGGGCGAGACCAATCCTGCAGACTCGCTGCCCGGAACCATCCGGGGAGATTTCTGTGTGCAAGTGGGCAA GAACGTGATCCACGGCAGCAACTCGGTGGAGAGCGCCCAGAAAGAGATCTGTCTCTGGTTCCGTCAGAGTGAGCTCCACCGCTGGGAGAGCAGCAGCAAGAACTGGATCTACTGA
- the LOC124864126 gene encoding nucleoside diphosphate kinase 3-like isoform X3 has translation MICLFLSIFAHFFQSGWTGVNERTFIAVKPDGVQQKLVGEIVRRFEKRGFKLVALKLVKASEELLSEHYWELRNKPFYSTLISYMSSGPVVAMVWQGLDVVETARKMLGETNPADSLPGTIRGDFCVQVGKNVIHGSNSVESAQKEICLWFRQSELHRWESSSKNWIY, from the exons GCTGGACGGGGGTGAACGAGCGTACCTTCATCGCCGTGAAGCCGGACGGCGTTCAGCAGAAACTGGTGGGAGAAATAGTGCGTCGTTTTGAGAAGAGAGGCTTCAAACTCGTGGCTCTTAAACTTGTAAAG GCGTCTGAGGAGCTTCTCAGCGAACACTACTGGGAGCTGAGGAATAAGCCTTTCTACAGCACGCTAATAAGCTATATGAGTTCGGGACCAGTTGTTGCAATG GTGTGGCAGGGTTTAGATGTTGTTGAGACTGCTCGCAAGATGCTGGGCGAGACCAATCCTGCAGACTCGCTGCCCGGAACCATCCGGGGAGATTTCTGTGTGCAAGTGGGCAA GAACGTGATCCACGGCAGCAACTCGGTGGAGAGCGCCCAGAAAGAGATCTGTCTCTGGTTCCGTCAGAGTGAGCTCCACCGCTGGGAGAGCAGCAGCAAGAACTGGATCTACTGA
- the LOC124864126 gene encoding nucleoside diphosphate kinase A-like isoform X2, producing the protein MKPTKRSQRDLQELEDLVPKQARIDEPGWTGVNERTFIAVKPDGVQQKLVGEIVRRFEKRGFKLVALKLVKASEELLSEHYWELRNKPFYSTLISYMSSGPVVAMVWQGLDVVETARKMLGETNPADSLPGTIRGDFCVQVGNQENSGSKEKMIICGSRSIVCIMFPDT; encoded by the exons ATGAAGCCGACTAAAAGGTCACAGCGAGACCTGCAGGAGCTGGAAGATCTGGTGCCCAAACAGGCGCGGATTGATGAACCCG GCTGGACGGGGGTGAACGAGCGTACCTTCATCGCCGTGAAGCCGGACGGCGTTCAGCAGAAACTGGTGGGAGAAATAGTGCGTCGTTTTGAGAAGAGAGGCTTCAAACTCGTGGCTCTTAAACTTGTAAAG GCGTCTGAGGAGCTTCTCAGCGAACACTACTGGGAGCTGAGGAATAAGCCTTTCTACAGCACGCTAATAAGCTATATGAGTTCGGGACCAGTTGTTGCAATG GTGTGGCAGGGTTTAGATGTTGTTGAGACTGCTCGCAAGATGCTGGGCGAGACCAATCCTGCAGACTCGCTGCCCGGAACCATCCGGGGAGATTTCTGTGTGCAAGTGGGCAA CCAGGAAAACTCTGGGAGTAAAGAGAAGATGATCATCTGTGGCAGCAGGAGCATCGTCTGCATCATGTTTCCTGACACGTGA